The following is a genomic window from Spiribacter sp. 1M189.
CTATCGGCTAGGTGCCAGGCTGAACAGGATGGCGACGTCCGGTCTGCCGGATATCAAGTCAGGTGGTATCAGCGAATCGACTGGCCCGTGGCCTGCCAGTCGCGGACGAACTGATCCAGCCCCTTGTCCGTGAGGACATGGTTTGCGAGCCCACGGATGACCGCCGGTGGGATGGTGGCAACGTCCGCCCCGGCAATGGCGGCTTCCTTGACGTGATTGCCGTTGCGAATTGATGCAGCGAGAATTTCCGTCTCAAAGCCGTAGTTATCGTAAATGGCCCGGATCTCGCGGATCAGCTCCATCCCATCGAGGTTGATGTCATCGAGCCGGCCCAGGAACGGCGAGATGTAGTTCGCCCCCGCCTTCGCGGCGAGCAGCGCCTGATTGGCGGCGAAGCAGAGTGTCACATTGGTCTGGATGCCGTCGGTACGCATCCGGCGGCAGGCCTTGAGCCCGTCCAGCGTCAGGGGCAGCTTGACGACGACATTATCGGCGATGTCCGCCAGGATGCGCCCTTCGATCATCATCCCGTCGAAGTCCATCGCGGCGACCTCGGCGGATACCGGGCCGTCGACGATCTGGCAGATTTCCCCAACCACTTCCTTGAAGTCGCGCCCGGACTTGGCCACCAGCGATGGATTGGTGGTCACGCCGTCGAGGAGCCCGTATTCATTCAGCTCGCGAATGTCGTCGGCGATTGCCGTGTCAACGAAGAATTTCATTTCAGTTCCCGGGCCAGGGCGGCCAGCCCATGCTGCGCCCGCCCATGAGATGCAGGTGGATATGCCAGACGGTCTGGCCGGCATCACTGCCGCAGTTGAAGATGCTGCGGTAGCCGCCCTCGGCGATTTCGAGCTCCCGGGCGAGCTTGCGGGCCGTCAGGTGCATGTGGCCGAGCAGCTCCGCATCCTCGGGTTCAATCTCCAGCATGCTGGTTATGTGCTTGCGCGGAATGATGAGCACATGCACCGGCGCCTGCGGATGGATGTCCCGGAATGCGACGACTTTGTCGTCCTCGTGGACGATCTCGGCCTCCATGCGGCCGGCGGCGATTTCACAGAAAATGCAGGGCTTGTTCATGGCTGGGAGCCTAAGTCGGAATTCCGGGCCGGCGCAAGCCCGCCCGCGTCGACCCGGGCCCGTAGTGCATCGGCCAGGGCTCTGGCCTGTTCATTATCTGATGCGTTCACGGGATCCAGATCCTCGCGGGTCAGGAACGTGTCCGACCAGTGATCTCCCCCTGCCGCGAAGGTGGCAAAGTCTCCCCACCATAGTAAATGGTAGTGCCCGTCGGTGACGGCATTGTGGGCAACGCGGCTTTCTTCCTCGAGCCCGTGGACATCAACCCGCGTGAGCACGGGCTCAAGCTCGGCCTTGATGGCGATCAGCGCCGGACCGCGCAGCCCCCATCGCTGCGGCTCCATGCGCCGAAGCCACTGTGCGATCTCTGGCATGTTGCGAAACCACTGCAGGATGATGCGTCCACCGTCGGATGTTGCGCAGCCCACCTGAAAGCGCCGGGGGTCGCGGCGCTGCGTGAGCAGGTCAACGTCAGCGAAATTCTGGCCTTCCCAAGCGTGCATGATATTCCATTAAGTTATATCTAGATGCTGTATTAATCTTTTGTGAGATCCTCCGGAGCCCCTATCGTACCGCGGACATGAGAGAAACAAGCCAGTCGCGGGAGGTTATTGATGGGGCTACGTATCGGCAGTGTCGCGCCGGATTTCACGGCACAGACCACGGAGGGCGAAATCCGCTTCCACGAGTGGATCGGCGACCAGTGGGCCATTCTGTTCTCGCATCCCAAGGACTTTACCCCGGTCTGCACGACGGAGCTCGGCTACATGGCGCAGCTCAAGCCCGAGTTCGACCGCCGCGGGACCAAGGTGATCGGGTTGTCGGTGGATCCGGTGGAAAACCATGCCACCTGGGCGAAAGACATTGAAGAGACGCAGGGCACGGCGCCCAACTACCCCATGATCGGCGATACCGACCTGGTGGTCGCGAAGCTCTATGACATGCTCCCGGAAGACGAGGGTGACAGCTGCGAGGGTCGCACCGCGATGGACAATGCGACGGTTCGCGCCGTCTATGTCGTCGGCCCGGACAAGCGCATCAAGGCCATGCTCATCTATCCGATGACCAGTGGTCGGGATTTCAATGAGATTCTCCGGCTGCTCGACTCCCTGCAGCTCAACGCCCGGCATACCGTGGCAACGCCCGTGAACTGGCGCGACGGTGATGACATCATCATCCCACCGGCGGTGAGCGACGAGCAGGCGCGGGAAAAATTCCCGGAAGGCTGGCAGACGCTCAAGCCCTATCTGCGGGTGGCAAAGCAACCGACGGACTGAGCCTGCTTGAGTGCCGGAGTGCGATGCCGGCCGACTGTATCCGCCAGGGGCAATCAGCTTCCGGGGAAAAGCAATCGGTCGGCATCGCCGTGTTACACTGCAACGCTTTTCCGCAGCAAATACCGGCGGGACTGTCATGGCGCCTGCAGAGCGAATCTACCGCGTGATCTTCCACAATCAGGGTAAGGTCTACGAGATATACGCCCGTAACATCTCCGACGGTGGGCTGCTCGGCTTCGTCGAGATCGAAGAGCTTACCTTCGGTGAGCGGACCCAGGTCGTGGTGGATCCGGCCGAGGAAAAGCTCAAGAGCGAGTTTGCCGGCGTGAAGCGCACCTACGTGCCTATGCATGCGGTCATCCGGGTCGACGAAGTCGAAAAGGAAGGGCAGGCGAAGATCTCCGATTCCGACGGTAACGTCACCCCGTTTCCGATGCCCGTCTATGGCCCGGGTAAGGGTAGCGATTGATCGCGGAAGGGCAGTGAATTAAGCTGCACGCTTTCTGGAGAGGTGTCCGAGCGGTCGAAGGAGCGCGCCTGGAAAGCGCGTGTACGGTAACCCCGTACCGAGGGTTCGAATCCCTCCCTCTCCGCCAGATACGAAATGGCCCCCGCAGGGGGCTTTTTTGTATCTGACAGTGGCCGGGGTTCGAACCCTCGGTACAGACAGATGATGGGTTCGACCAATCGCCGGAGGCGGTTGGGACGCCGAGCATAGCGAGGCGCCCGTAGGGTGAGGCCCGAAGGATGAGGGTCGAATCAATCCCTCCCTCTCCGCCAGATACGAAATGGCCCCCGCAGGGGGCTTTTTTGTATCTGACAGTGGCCGGGGTTCGAACCCTCGGTACAGACAGATGATGGGTTCGACCAATCGCCGGAGGCGGTTGGGACGCCGAGCATAGCGAGGCGCCCGTAGGGTGAGGCCCGAAGGATGAGGGTCGAATCAATCCCTCCCTTTCACTTTCCTTGCGATGGGTTCCCCTGAGGGCCTGTTAACGTACGACGTCATGGCGCCGCGCACGTTACGTCTCTCGTCAGTGATCAGACGTTTCACATCTCTTGAGAAATTATAATTAAAATCCTCTAACCATCTGATTTAGCGCGTCGTAACTTACCTTTGGTTCTGGTGTTGCAAGTATCTTCATATGGCTTGTTAGGGGTGGAGCTTGACGTTAGACGTCATACGTCGTGACCGTTTACGTCCTTCGTCGACATAGCGTGTCGAGCATGTGCAACGGTACTCAGGTGTCAGGTCGCGAGCGGGAGCTTGTCGATTTATTCGAGCGCACTTTCACCGATTCGGAAGGCGCGGCCGAGGGGCGGCTGGTCCGCGATCTGGTCAGACAGTTGCTGGAGACGACGCCACCGGAAGATCTGCGTCTGTTCACCATCGACAACGCGACCGAATCGGCACCAATCGCTGGCGCGGTGCGCTGCGTCGAGTCCCTGAATCGCCCTGACGTCTGGTAATCGCCAGAGCGACAAATCCCGTCGAAGAGGCGATGAGCTACTCCGGCTCGCCAACGGTCATGTGCACAGGCGCCAGGCCCTCGATCTCTCCGACAATCTCGTCGCCCGGCTGAACCGGTCCCACGCCAGCCGGTGTCCCGGTCATGATCAGATCGCCCGGCGCCAGATGGTAATAATGCGAAAGGTCCGAGATGAGTTCGTCCACCCCCCAGACGAGGTCATCCAGACGACTGGCCTGTCTGCGCTCACCATTGACGGTCAGCTCAATACGCTGGCTGACCAGGGAGCCGAACCGGTCCGCCGGGGTCAGTTCTGCAAAGACGGCGGAATGCTCGACATCTTTCGCGGTATCCCAGGGAAGCTGTTTTTCGCGAGCCGCCAGTTGTAGATCACGGCGCGTCATATCCAGCCCGCAGCCATACCCGTAGATGGTTCCCCAGGCCTGAGCCGGCTCAATGCGGAAAGCCTCGGTACCCAGGGCCACGACCAGCTCCACCTCGTGGTGATAGTTTGATGTAGCGGGCGGGTAAGGCAGCGTCTGACCACTCGCAGCAAACGCAAGCGCCGACTTGGTGAAATAAAAGGGTGCCGCCCGGTCAACCTCCGCCCCCATCTCCGCGGCGTGGGCGGCGTAGTTGCGTCCCACACAAAATATGCGATGCACGGGGTACCTCACGCTCTCGCCTGCGACGGTCAAAGTCGGCCATTGCCGAATGGGGAAAGCGGTGGTTGTTGACATCACTCTGTCTCCAGGCGTCAGTAGACTGTCCACATGCATGGGTTGACGTCAGTATGCCGTTGCCGACAAGCAACCGCGACCTGCAGTGGCTGGATGATCAGGCCCAGCCATTGATACAGGCTACGATAAAAGGGGTATGCGATACGCCAGGCCTATAGAAATCATTGGCAGCAACAAATTCCATTCCTCGCTGTGTTTGTTATAAATGCAGCCTGAACGGGGGAGCCGGCCAGCCGGTGGCCCCGTCAGCCCGAACACGCAAAGCAATCGTACGAGCGGAGACAGACCATGGCAGCAGCTGATATCGACAAGGCCGGTAAATGCCCGGTGATGCACGGTGGGGCCACCACCGAGGGCAGTGACAACATGGAGTGGTGGCCGAATGCCCTGAATCTGGACATCCTCCACCAGCACGATACCAAGTCCAACCCGATGGGCGAGAGCTTCAATTACCGCGAGGAGGTGAAGAAGCTCGACTACCAGGCGCTGTGGAACGACATGCGCGCGCTCATGAAGGACAGCCAGTCCTGGTGGCCGGCGGACTGGGGGCACTACGGTGGTCTGATGATCCGCATGGCCTGGCATGCCGCGGGCTCCTACCGGACCGCCGACGGCCGTGGGGGCGGCGGCACCGGCAATCAGCGCTTCGCGCCGCTTAACTCCTGGCCGGACAACACCAACCTCGACAAGGCGCGTCGCCTGCTCTGGCCGCTCAAGAAGAAGTATGGCAACCAGGTGAGCTGGGCCGACCTGATCATTCTTGCCGGGACCGTGGCCTACGAGTCCATGGGTCTCAAGGTCTTCGGCTTCGGCTACGGCCGTGAGGACATCTGGCACCCCGAGAAGGATGTCTACTGGGGCTCGGAGAAGGAATGGCTGGCGCCGAGTGAAGAGCGCTACGAAGACGTCGACAATCCGGAAACCATGGAGAACCCGCTGGCCGCCGTGCAGATGGGGCTGATCTATGTGAACCCCGAGGGCGTCAACGGCAATCCTGATCCGCTCAAGACCGCCGAGCAGGTTCGGGTCACCTTCGAGCGGATGGCCATGAACGACGAGGAGACCGTTGCGCTCACCGCCGGCGGCCATACGGTCGGCAAGTGTCATGGCAACGGTGATGCCGAGCTCCTCGGTCCCGACCCGGAGGCCGCGGACATCGAGGAACAGGGCCTCGGCTGGAACAACCACACCACGCGTGGTGTGGGCCGTGACACCGTCACCAGCGGTATCGAGGGCGCCTGGACCACGCATCCCACACAGTGGGACAACGGCTATTTCCATCTGCTGCTCAACTACGACTGGGAGCTCAAGAAGAGCCCGGCCGGTGCATGGCAGTGGGAGCCGGTGGACATCAAGGAAGAGGACAAGCCGGTTGACGTCGAGGATCCGTCGATCCGGCTCAACCCGATCATGACCGACGCCGATATGGCCATGAAGATGGATCCGGCGTATCGCAAGATCTCGGAGCGGTTCTATAACGACCCGGCCTACTTCGACGAGATGTTCGCCCGTGCCTGGTTCAAGCTCACGCATCGCGACATGGGTCCCAAGGATCGCTACATCGGCCCGCATGTCCCCGATGAGGACCTGATCTGGCAGGATCCGGTGCCGGCCGGCAGCACCGACTACGACGTCGATGCAGTCAAGGCGCGGATCGCCGACAGCGGTCTGACCATTGATGAGATGGTGTCCACCGCCTGGGACAGCGCCCGCACCTTCCGCGGCTCCGATATGCGTGGCGGTGCCAACGGAGCCCGTATCCGGCTGGCCCCCCAGAAGGACTGGGAAGGCAATGAGCCCGAGCGGCTGCAGAAGGTGCTTGGTGTGCTCGAGCCGATCGCGAAGGAGACCGGCGCAAGCCTCGCCGACGTCATCGTGCTTGCTGGCAACGTGGGCGTGGAGCAGGCGGCAAAGGCGGCCGGCGTCGACATCAGCGTGCCGTTTGCGCCGGGCCGTGGCGATGCCACCGAGGAGCAGACTGACGCGGCCTCCTTCGACGTCCTGGAGCCGGAGGCCGATGGCTTCCGGAACTGGATGAAGAAGGACTATGTCGTGAGTGCCGAAGAGCTGATGCTCGACCGGGCCCAGCTGCTCGGCCTCACGGCGCCGGAAATGACGGTGCTGGTCGGCGGCATGCGCATGATGGGCACCAACCACGGTGGCACGCAGCATGGCGTGTTCACCGATCGTGTCGGTGCGCTGACCAACGACTTCTTCGTCAACCTCTGCGATATGGGCAACATCTGGAATCCCACCGGTAGCAACAGCTACGAGGTCCGCGACCGGCAGACCGACGAGCTCAAGTGGACGGCAACCCGGGCCGATCTCGTCTTCGGCTCCAACTCCGTCCTGCGCTCGTATGCCGAGGTGTATGCCCAGGACGACAATCAGGAGAAGTTCGTGAACGACTTCGTCAGTGCCTGGACCAAGGTGATGAACAACGACCGCTTCGACCTCGAAGCCTAGGTTCGAGTCGCTTCACCTGAACGGCCCCGTCGTGCCCCGTGCACGGCGGGGCTTTTTTTATGGCAGTATTGCGGCGATGAAATTCGGGGTCGCCCAGAAAGGAAATGGGGGATTCCGACATTAGCTTTCAGGAGTCGATCTTAATGCCGCATCTTGTTGTCAATCGCAGTCGGGCGTATGACCTGCTGGAGTCCTCCGAGAAGGCTGGCAAGAGCTTTGTTTGGGAGAGTGTGAACGCGATTCTCTATATTTTCGGTGGCATTGCGTTCGTTCTCGGAAGCATTTTCTTCTTCCCTGAGCTGGCAACAGAGATCAACTGGGGCGTGTGGGCCTTCTTCATCGGCTCGGTGCTCTATCTCATCGTCACGGGGCACGACCTGGTCGAGGTGATCCGCTACCACCATCATTCCAGTCAGGGGCGTCGCCTGGAGCTGATCGCCGCCTGTGGGTATCTGATTGGAACGGTCCTTTTTCTCGTCGGTAGCGTATTCTTTTTCACCTTCGTCAATTTAATTGTCGCTGGGGCCTGGTGTTTCATCATTGGCAGTGTGCTGTTCACGGCTACACCGTTCGTGAATGTCCTCCAGGTCCACTATTTCAGTAAACGGGCACTGCAGCTCTATACCCTGACCGGGATCAGTTTCGTCGCTGGCGCCATGCTCTTCACCACTGCCTCCGTTCCCTATCTGTGGAATGTCGGCGACTCGGCACTCGCGACGGAACTGTTGAATTTCCT
Proteins encoded in this region:
- a CDS encoding YrhK family protein, translated to MPHLVVNRSRAYDLLESSEKAGKSFVWESVNAILYIFGGIAFVLGSIFFFPELATEINWGVWAFFIGSVLYLIVTGHDLVEVIRYHHHSSQGRRLELIAACGYLIGTVLFLVGSVFFFTFVNLIVAGAWCFIIGSVLFTATPFVNVLQVHYFSKRALQLYTLTGISFVAGAMLFTTASVPYLWNVGDSALATELLNFLGAQYLVGSVLFLAGGLLNYRRAWVRIGEFRRRRAGHDEPATEQMS
- a CDS encoding histidine triad nucleotide-binding protein, with translation MNKPCIFCEIAAGRMEAEIVHEDDKVVAFRDIHPQAPVHVLIIPRKHITSMLEIEPEDAELLGHMHLTARKLARELEIAEGGYRSIFNCGSDAGQTVWHIHLHLMGGRSMGWPPWPGN
- a CDS encoding DUF1820 family protein, with translation MAPAERIYRVIFHNQGKVYEIYARNISDGGLLGFVEIEELTFGERTQVVVDPAEEKLKSEFAGVKRTYVPMHAVIRVDEVEKEGQAKISDSDGNVTPFPMPVYGPGKGSD
- a CDS encoding peroxiredoxin, translated to MGLRIGSVAPDFTAQTTEGEIRFHEWIGDQWAILFSHPKDFTPVCTTELGYMAQLKPEFDRRGTKVIGLSVDPVENHATWAKDIEETQGTAPNYPMIGDTDLVVAKLYDMLPEDEGDSCEGRTAMDNATVRAVYVVGPDKRIKAMLIYPMTSGRDFNEILRLLDSLQLNARHTVATPVNWRDGDDIIIPPAVSDEQAREKFPEGWQTLKPYLRVAKQPTD
- the fsa gene encoding fructose-6-phosphate aldolase, with the translated sequence MKFFVDTAIADDIRELNEYGLLDGVTTNPSLVAKSGRDFKEVVGEICQIVDGPVSAEVAAMDFDGMMIEGRILADIADNVVVKLPLTLDGLKACRRMRTDGIQTNVTLCFAANQALLAAKAGANYISPFLGRLDDINLDGMELIREIRAIYDNYGFETEILAASIRNGNHVKEAAIAGADVATIPPAVIRGLANHVLTDKGLDQFVRDWQATGQSIR
- a CDS encoding fumarylacetoacetate hydrolase family protein, coding for MHRIFCVGRNYAAHAAEMGAEVDRAAPFYFTKSALAFAASGQTLPYPPATSNYHHEVELVVALGTEAFRIEPAQAWGTIYGYGCGLDMTRRDLQLAAREKQLPWDTAKDVEHSAVFAELTPADRFGSLVSQRIELTVNGERRQASRLDDLVWGVDELISDLSHYYHLAPGDLIMTGTPAGVGPVQPGDEIVGEIEGLAPVHMTVGEPE
- the katG gene encoding catalase/peroxidase HPI, which codes for MAAADIDKAGKCPVMHGGATTEGSDNMEWWPNALNLDILHQHDTKSNPMGESFNYREEVKKLDYQALWNDMRALMKDSQSWWPADWGHYGGLMIRMAWHAAGSYRTADGRGGGGTGNQRFAPLNSWPDNTNLDKARRLLWPLKKKYGNQVSWADLIILAGTVAYESMGLKVFGFGYGREDIWHPEKDVYWGSEKEWLAPSEERYEDVDNPETMENPLAAVQMGLIYVNPEGVNGNPDPLKTAEQVRVTFERMAMNDEETVALTAGGHTVGKCHGNGDAELLGPDPEAADIEEQGLGWNNHTTRGVGRDTVTSGIEGAWTTHPTQWDNGYFHLLLNYDWELKKSPAGAWQWEPVDIKEEDKPVDVEDPSIRLNPIMTDADMAMKMDPAYRKISERFYNDPAYFDEMFARAWFKLTHRDMGPKDRYIGPHVPDEDLIWQDPVPAGSTDYDVDAVKARIADSGLTIDEMVSTAWDSARTFRGSDMRGGANGARIRLAPQKDWEGNEPERLQKVLGVLEPIAKETGASLADVIVLAGNVGVEQAAKAAGVDISVPFAPGRGDATEEQTDAASFDVLEPEADGFRNWMKKDYVVSAEELMLDRAQLLGLTAPEMTVLVGGMRMMGTNHGGTQHGVFTDRVGALTNDFFVNLCDMGNIWNPTGSNSYEVRDRQTDELKWTATRADLVFGSNSVLRSYAEVYAQDDNQEKFVNDFVSAWTKVMNNDRFDLEA